TTACCGAGATAAGGATTTAGCAGCAGCGCGTATTATGTttcataaaaatcaataaaatgctGACATTCGCAATTGTTATGCTCGCAAGATGTCAACCTGGGCGCAAAAACAGCCAACGCAGATAACGCCCccggcaaaaaaaatatttctaataAGCGTTGCTGAAATGCTAAGCTAATAGCATCCCTGCTGTTCCAGGCCCTGGCGGAACGCCTGAGCCAAGTGGAGTCCGAGAAGGTGGAAAGGTTGGACGAGTGGCAGGTGATGGCCATCAAGTTGCTGTGGAGCGACGCCGGCCTTCAGCGCTGCTACGAGCGACGCCGCGAATTCCGCTTGTCCGACTCGGCCAAATagtacgcttttttttttttttatgatcccGCTTTGAAACTCATTTTTCCGTACGATCTATGCGCACATTGAGCGACTCGCTGTTGCAGCTACTTCAGCGACATGGACCGAATCACCGCCCCGGGTTACATCCCGAACGTGCAGGACATCCTGAGGGTCCGCGTCCCCACCACGGGCATCATCGAGTACCCTTTTCATATCAAGGGCGTTACCTTCAGGTAAAGTATCACCCGTTCATTTTTCAAACCCATATCTTTTAAAATTGTTATTCTGACCTGTGAAATGAGATTATTTAACGTGATTAAGTGcataaagtcattttttttttaatttattaacaTACCACATTGCTAAATGCTACAAAATAGTaagaagaaaatatattttccgtttcagcaaaacaattttttcgGGCTCCTCACCCCCAcgatatttattttgttatcttcaacattaattacagccacctTTTAAAATCGTTACTCTGACCTGAGAAATGAGATTTAATGTGATTAAGTCCATAAAgtccatttttttacaaatgtattaacACACCACATTGCTAAATACtaacaaatctgttttttattaatttgcTAAAAAATAGTAaggagaaaatatattttccgtTTCAGCAAATGAAATTTTTCGGACTCCTCACTCCCACGATATTTATTTTCTCAtcttcaacattaattacagccacctTTTAAAATATTCTGATCTGGGAAATAAGATAATTGAATGTGATTAAGTGCataaagtccattttttttacatttattaacaTACCACTTTGCTAAATAGTAgtatattattgttttattgatttGCTACAAAATATAAAGTAGCAAATATATTTTCCGTTTTGAACAGATCAATTTTTTTGGGCTCTCACCCCCAcgatatttattttcttatgtaaaccatttttaaaaaaatattccaattattttttaaatggttgTGTAAAGTAAAATGTAAACTAATCTAGtcctggggtgtcaaactctggcccgcgggccaaatttggcccgccggctaattatatttggcccgcgaggcaatttcaaattaaggcCTGAATGGTTGATTTATTCAtagttatgttttttattttcaactttaTTAGCCGGTGTAAGAAGCTAATTTGGACATTTATCTCAGAAGGTTGGAAACAGAAAGGAGgcattcaatttttatttaaatgtatttaatgtgCCATTATatttttagtattattattattactactattgTTATTATGAGTAGTTTTATTGGCAATTGGATTTTGCGCGCCCGTACTTTTAAGTTATATAAGCCTTGCTTGTTCAATATTCATTGTGAAATCAAATCCTTGCATCGTAACgcttttcttttgggggggggggggggggtttaggaTGGTGGACGTGGGCGGTCAGCGTTGCGAGAGGAGGAAGTGGATCCACTGCATGGACAACGTGGTTTCCATCGTCTTCCTGGCCGCCCTCAACGAGTACGACAACGTCTTGCTTGCGAACCCCAAACACGTAAGCCTCGaaatgcttcctttttttttttttttttttttttcttactgtacGTTTTCGCTGTggtatttttgggggttttttttttgttattgtttttcattctgCTTTTGTCTCAATATATCTTATTAAATGTGTGCACAAACTGCCTCTATTTTTtagaaatttattttatatagttcttttatggcggcacggtgggcttagctggtaaaagcgtttttccggttttctccgggtgggcactccggtttcgtctcacgtcccaaaaacatgcgacataaattggacactcgaaattgcccgtaggtgtgattgtgagtgcggctgtttctctcgacgtgccctgcgactggccggcgaccagttcagggtgtaccccgcctcctgcccgttggcagctgggataggcgccggcactccccgggaccctcgtgaggataagcggcaaagaaaatgaatggatatttcaTTAAATCCAAGGGGAGGAAATAAGAAATGAGTTTGCCACATTGCGGTTTTGCTGACGATGTCTCTTGGTTGTGAACGACATAGAtcaaatgtttgttgttgttcttggacTCCCCGAAATGAATTCTGATCCGGCCGTCCTGGACCCGAATGATCCCAGTCTTCGTCTTGACGGGAAGTCCACCGAAAACTCGGGTTCGGGTTAAGAACATGGTGAACCTGCTTGCTGGAATCCCGTCCCCGATGCCTTGTcgtttgacttttttgtttttatgatctTTGTTCTTGTAACTTggtcttttctttcttcatctggttttcatttttgcccttcatctttaCGTTGGGCTTTCTGTTCTTTTCTTTGTGCTCGTCCTGTTTTGGCTATACATTAACTGCTATTTTTCTCGTTAatttaatattgtttatttcctgtctgtttttatttgtttttgtcttttaaatcgTCGTCACGATATCAACGTGCTCCCTTCCTGTCCGTCAGAATCGGATGGAGGAGAGCTTAGCTTTGTTCGAGACCATCGTCAAGTACCCGTGGTTCAGCGAGACCTCCTTCATCCTCTTCCTGAACAAGAAGGACCTTCTGGAGGAGAAGGTCCAGAATTCGGACGTGGCCACCTACTTCCCGCAGTACAAGGGTACGAACTTTGCCGTCTCGCGTTCCTTCTCTGTTGAcgtgatggcttttttttttttttttttttttttttttggagctagGAAACTGGTTAAGAAACTTTATTTACAGATTGCCGGGACAGTCCAGCCTCATTAAacgggaattccggtggtttgcattaataatgtatccaataggtcatgtaatatgtaccccagctcgacaatgtgatgctaaatcctctctcatttaatagtgttttgagaagatttttatcgacaattacgaattttcaggggtgctgccattttcgcgagtcgcatgacctacgtgcgcggatgtgacgtgtaccgtgccgttccaaacgctcgattacatgggataccattatgcccagtgctgatttctccgatttatcctcatctgatgaagaaatagcagtatcggttgattgggaaaacggaggaatacttccatacggatttgaacctgtggctctaattaatgttgaatattcggatggttcgtctgactactcggaggcctaagTGCGTAACAGGCTCCCGGGAGCCGTGGATCGTTCTTCGGACTGGAATAACGCGGAAACTGACGAGCGagccggggaggccgttagccgagctccgATGTCCGGGGCGCCCGTTAGCCGAGCTCCGACGTCCGGGgcggccgttagccgagctccgacgtccggggaggccgttagccgagctccgACGTCCGGGgcggccgttagccgagctccgacgtccggggaggccgttagccgagctccgacgtccggggaggccgttagccgagctccgacgtccggggaggccgttagccgagctccgacgtccggggaggccgttagccgagcttcgacgtccggcgaggccgttagccgagctttggtggctggtatttcttcatcagatgatgataaatgcgagaaatcagtgctgggcacaatgtaatcgagcgtttggaacggcacgtaacacgtcacatccgcgcacgtgggtcatgtgactcacgaaaatggcagcgcccctgaaaattcgcaattgtcgatttaaaaatcttctcaaaacagtattacatgagagaggatttaacatcacattgtcaaaatgggctacatattacatgacctattggatactttagtaatgcaaaccagtggaattcccctttaaatctGTTCCTTTGGGCTGTCAAAGAGGGATAAgcttaaaatgcacattttcaaatggaaaGTAATTCTACTCCGaggcccccccaccccgactTCTGCCACCAGGGCCTCAGAAGGACGCCAAACGCGCCCGAGAGTTCTTCCTGGAGCTTTACAAGATTCCGCACAAGGGCCACAGGAAGCCGCTGTACATGCACTACACCTGCGCCACCGACACCAACAACGCCAAAGTTGTCTTCAACGTCGTGAAGGACACCATCTTCCGGGAAATCTTGGACTTCACTCAGCTGTAGTCGGCGCCCGTGGAACGAATGGACTTTAGCGTGTTGTCGAAGCTTTAAGCGTTCCGTTAAAACGGCGAGGTACAGTATGTATTCTTTCCCTTTGATTCGGTTTTTAAAAACCGGTTCGCCGGCAGCCGTCCGTGGGGAAATGCGACCGGCCCGGACTTGCGGCTCTGCGAGGGGGAAGTACGATGTCTTTGTTTTGGCTAATTAACAGATGCTCGATTTATGACAAATAGAATTACGAGAGACTGATGTGACAAGAAAATTGCCCGACTGCGACCGTCGCCGCGGACTAGACGAGACTTAACTGTACGAGCTTTtaatacgggaaaaaaaaaatatcaatcatCTCAGCAGTGACGCGCTGACTCTTATTAAATCCGTgttgaatacattaaaaaaaaacaaaaacaagaagttgTACGACTCACAAAAAGCAGTTCAGCAATAAAACATAAACTGGAAATTAACAATAAATCCTGGACATGCTCGTTTTAATATTTAACGTGAAACTCTGCTCACGTCGCAATAAGCGGCAATTTGGCAAAATGTAAAGTTTTGCCAAAGTGGGTTTCAAGGTATTTAATGACTTTCAAGGGTTGAAATCAAAACCAACCCCTCTAAACCACAGAGAAGTTATTTTCCAGATTAATGgaaatttccatttattttaatttttgagtTACGAGCGTAGCACCAATGAACCGAAAGGGCTGACTAACCGAGCGTTTCTCCGCGTAGGTTCATGATAAATGTGTGCcaaatttcatttgattttattatttttttcccccttggcaAATTTTTTGTATGTTGAAGATGACTTGTctaaaaaagtaaattaataaaaatcaaGTGATTTTAATTTCACCTATGTTCTTGAGccacaatgtttttaaaaaaaaaaaaaaaaaaaaagagtatcaaaCATATCAAACATCCTATTAAGCATTAATGTAACATCAATAAGATGACATTATCCCACATCCTGCCTGGGAGG
This DNA window, taken from Syngnathoides biaculeatus isolate LvHL_M chromosome 17, ASM1980259v1, whole genome shotgun sequence, encodes the following:
- the LOC133490786 gene encoding guanine nucleotide-binding protein subunit alpha-11-like isoform X2, with product MDCCLDLCLPPEELERRRVNRAINRQLEHDKKQYQNAIKLLFLGTDESGKSTFLKQIRILHGNGYTEAQRIPFTRLVCQNVVSSIQKLIEAMQILGVDYADKRNPALAERLSQVESEKVERLDEWQVMAIKLLWSDAGLQRCYERRREFRLSDSAKYYFSDMDRITAPGYIPNVQDILRVRVPTTGIIEYPFHIKGVTFRMVDVGGQRCERRKWIHCMDNVVSIVFLAALNEYDNVLLANPKHNRMEESLALFETIVKYPWFSETSFILFLNKKDLLEEKVQNSDVATYFPQYKGPQKDAKRAREFFLELYKIPHKGHRKPLYMHYTCATDTNNAKVVFNVVKDTIFREILDFTQL
- the LOC133490786 gene encoding guanine nucleotide-binding protein subunit alpha-11-like isoform X1, translating into MDCCLDLCLPPEELERRRVNRAINRQLEHDKKQYQNAIKLLFLGTDESGKSTFLKQIRILHGNGYTEAQRIPFTRLVCQNVVSSIQKLIEAMQILGVDYADKRNPALAERLSQVESEKVERLDEWQVMAIKLLWSDAGLQRCYERRREFRLSDSAKYYFSDMDRITAPGYIPNVQDILRVRVPTTGIIEYPFHIKGVTFRMVDVGGQRCERRKWIHCMDNVVSIVFLAALNEYDNVLLANPKHNRMEESLALFETIVKYPWFSETSFILFLNKKDLLEEKVQNSDVATYFPQYKEGRQTRPRVLPGALQDSAQGPQEAAVHALHLRHRHQQRQSCLQRREGHHLPGNLGLHSAVVGARGTNGL